A DNA window from Zingiber officinale cultivar Zhangliang chromosome 3A, Zo_v1.1, whole genome shotgun sequence contains the following coding sequences:
- the LOC122050389 gene encoding tetracycline resistance protein, class B-like: MASVVGIFKMVVLPLLGQLADEYGRKPLLLITVSTSIVPFAILAWDDSRAAVYWYFVLRTISYIVSQGSILCISIAYAADVIEVGKRSAAFGWITGLFSAAHVLGNIFARFLPEGWIFEVSICLLVSSTLCMTVFLIETVRTTPRQSDNRSCSAIFLKVFIERWKSMKDIIFVFCNSETLRRISLISFFYELGMSGISGILLVSYVIIKVVRMWFLFGGICGIVLALQTIHPTITHHDDPILLVQVLIGRF; the protein is encoded by the exons ATGGCCAGT GTTGTAGGCATATTTAAAATGGTGGTTCTTCCCCTCTTGGGTCAGCTAGCAGATGAATATGGGCGTAAACCACTGCTTCTGATTACTGTTTCTACATCCATAGTGCCATTTG CCATACTTGCTTGGGATGATTCCAGGGCAGCTGTTTACTGGTACTTTGTACTTCGCACAATATCCTACATAGTTAGTCAAGGAAGCATATTATGCATATCGATTGCTTATGCA GCTGATGTGATTGAGGTCGGCAAGAGATCTGCAGCATTTGGTTGGATTACTGGGCTTTTCTCTGCTGCACATGTTTTGGGAAACATCTTCGCCCGCTTTCTACCTGAAGGGTGGATATTTGAG GTGTCAATTTGTTTGTTGGTTTCATCAACACTGTGCATGACAGTATTTCTAATTGAGACTGTCAGGACAACTCCTAGGCAAAGTGATAACAGATCATGTTCAGCCATTTTTCTCAAAGTCTTCATAGAACGTTGGAAATCAATGAAAgatattatttttgttttttgtaATAG TGAAACTCTCAGGCGCATCTCATTAATCTCCTTCTTCTATGAGCTAGGAATGTCTGGCATCAGTGGCATCTTGCTG gtgtcctatgTAATTATTAAAGTTGTGCGTATGTGGTTTCTATTTGGAGGAATTTGTGGAATTGTTTTAGCTCTACAAACAATTCACCCTACCATAACTCATCATGATGATCCAATTCTTTTGGTTCAAGTTTTAATTGGAAGATTTTGA
- the LOC122051837 gene encoding heavy metal-associated isoprenylated plant protein 32-like → MSKEEDIKFLKIQTCTLKVNIHCDGCKKKVKKLLHKIEGVYTTNIDAEQGKVSVSGNVDPATLIKKLAKAGKHAELLGAGNGSNKEAQKPQPQNGKGQQKENGKPQKGGGGGGGGGNGGGKEQKPQLPQLTPQQQMMFQQQLQQFQQMKGSNDLQMPPQLKGGFSFPPQKNPKAPNFGMPPKGCDDAYDDEEEDYDDDYEDDDDDEMDEFDCFDADLEDDFKDIKIKPVVAATAQDKKGGNGKKGGETPVQGKAVGNNNETKSGKKGDGGGGSAIKNIGGGGGGKNGGGGQQQGKNGLDNNKGTGSANGGGGCNPNPGGNGGKKGVGKNEASVAGGHPAANPKMMGQGFPGMAMGPQIAAGNMHPHPAMGHMGNIPAVAAGQVLPAGGPPPAGYYQGGIVPPPLEANAVANPYQQQSVAAMMQQQQQQQQYMAAMMQQQQQQQQRMMMMNAAQDRAFQPPMMGYARPPIPAYYSMNMPPPAMAPPHHGDPYNYFSDENTDSGCTIM, encoded by the exons ATGAGTAAAGAAGAAGACATCAAGTTCCTCAAGATACAA ACGTGCACTCTTAAAGTGAACATTCACTGTGATGGGTGCAAGAAGAAGGTTAAGAAACTGCTCCACAAAATTGAAG GGGTGTACACGACCAACATAGATGCGGAACAGGGGAAGGTGAGTGTGTCAGGCAATGTTGACCCTGCAACCCTCATTAAAAAGCTTGCTAAAGCTGGTAAGCATGCGGAGCTGCTTGGTGCTGGTAATGGCAGCAACAAGGAGGCACAGAAGCCTCAGCCACAGAACGGCAAGGGGCAGCAGAAGGAGAACGGAAAGCCCCAAAAGGGTGGCGGTGGCGGTGGTGGTGGAGGAAATGGCGGTGGCAAGGAGCAGAAACCCCAGCTTCCCCAGCTCACTCCACAGCAGCAGATGATGTTCCAGCAGCAGCTGCAGCAATTCCAGCAGATGAAGGGATCCAATGACCTGCAAATGCCTCCTCAGCTCAAGGGGGGCTTCAGTTTCCCTCCGCAGAAAAACCCTAAAGCGCCCAACTTTGGCATGCCCCCCAAAGGCTGCGACGACGCCTACGACGACGAGGAGGAGGACTACGACGATGATTATGAGGACGACGATGACGACGAGATGGATGAGTTCGACTGCTTCGACGCCGATCTTGAGGACGATTTCAAGGACATCAAGATCAAGCCGGTGGTCGCGGCGACGGCACAAGATAAGAAGGGCGGGAATGGGAAGAAAGGGGGAGAAACTCCGGTGCAGGGGAAAGCCGTGGGGAATAATAATGAGACGAAGAGTGGTAAAAAGGGCGACGGCGGAGGTGGATCTGCGATCAAGAATATTGGCGGTGGCGGCGGGGGGAAAAATGGCGGAGGCGGACAGCAACAGGGCAAAAATGGACTAGATAATAACAAGGGCACGGGGAGTGCTAATGGGGGCGGCGGTTGCAACCCTAATCCTGGCGGTAATGGAGGTAAGAAAGGGGTTGGGAAGAACGAGGCCAGCGTCGCCGGTGGCCATCCCGCGGCTAACCCAAAGATGATGGGCCAAGGCTTCCCGGGCATGGCAATGGGGCCTCAGATCGCCGCCGGCAACATGCATCCCCATCCCGCCATGGGCCATATGGGAAACATTCCGGCTGTCGCAGCCGGGCAAGTCCTCCCGGCCGGAGGACCGCCTCCTGCTGGTTACTACCAAGGAGGCATAGTGCCGCCGCCATTGGAAGCCAACGCGGTCGCCAACCCTTACCAGCAACAGTCCGTGGCCGCCATGATgcagcagcaacaacagcaacagcaGTACATGGCCGCCAtgatgcagcagcagcagcaacagcagcagaggatgatgatgatgaacgcGGCGCAAGATCGCGCCTTTCAGCCACCCATGATGGGTTATGCTCGGCCGCCGATCCCGGCCTACTACAGCATGAACATGCCCCCGCCCGCGATGGCGCCGCCGCACCACGGCGACCCATACAACTACTTCAGTGATGAGAACACCGACAGCGGCTGCACAATCATGTGA